In Haemorhous mexicanus isolate bHaeMex1 chromosome 38, bHaeMex1.pri, whole genome shotgun sequence, a single genomic region encodes these proteins:
- the INO80E gene encoding INO80 complex subunit E isoform X2: MNGASEGDVGGYKRRCRALKRRLKLLLYEQECFQEELRRAQRKLLKVSRDKSFLLDRLLQYENVDDDSSDSEATASSDNSDGDGAKGAEPTPAKRRRSPSPPPPAFGPSPYMMASPPYSPFPAQFPPLPSQGGARPRPSPARRSKGTRRGQPPPAPPPLPFGGGGAGAGLSGGRGPGSPLPPPALAPPPAPPPIPPTLPRRLLSDPGEGEGEGSDDPLDGDDELVIDLPE, translated from the exons ATGAACGGAGCGAGCGAGGGCGATGTCGGCGGCTACAAACGGCGCTGCCGGGCCCTGAAACGGCGCCTGAAGCTGCTGCTCTAC gagcaggaatgtttccaggaggagctgaggagagcccAGCGCAAACTGCTGAAAGTCTCCCGGGATAAAAG TTTCCTCCTGGACCGGCTCCTCCAGTACGAAAACGTCGACGATGATTCCTCAG actCGGAGGCGACGGCGTCGTCCGACAACAGCGACGGGGACGGTGCCAAGGGGGCGGAGCCAACGCCCGCCAAGAG GCGCCGCtcgccctcccctccccccccggcCTTTGGCCCCTCCCCCTACATG ATGGCGTCGCCGCCCTACAGCCCCTTCCCGGCGCAGTTCCCGCCCCTCCCCTCGCAGGGCGGGGCCAGGCCACGCCCCTCCCCCGCCCGGCGCAGCAAAGGGACACGGAGGGGGCAG cctcctcccgcccctccccctctgccctttggtgggggcggggcaggggcaggactGTCAGGTGGGCGTGGCCCTGGTTCGCCCCTCCCTCCGCCTGccctggccccgccccccgcccctccccccatcccccccacGCTCCCGCGGCGCCTCCTGAGCGAccccggggagggggagggggagggcaGCGATGACCCCCTGGACGGCGACGACGAGCTGGTCATCGACCTGcccgagtga
- the INO80E gene encoding INO80 complex subunit E isoform X1 codes for MNGASEGDVGGYKRRCRALKRRLKLLLYEQECFQEELRRAQRKLLKVSRDKSFFPKFPNFSSFPLSFLLDRLLQYENVDDDSSDSEATASSDNSDGDGAKGAEPTPAKRRRSPSPPPPAFGPSPYMMASPPYSPFPAQFPPLPSQGGARPRPSPARRSKGTRRGQPPPAPPPLPFGGGGAGAGLSGGRGPGSPLPPPALAPPPAPPPIPPTLPRRLLSDPGEGEGEGSDDPLDGDDELVIDLPE; via the exons ATGAACGGAGCGAGCGAGGGCGATGTCGGCGGCTACAAACGGCGCTGCCGGGCCCTGAAACGGCGCCTGAAGCTGCTGCTCTAC gagcaggaatgtttccaggaggagctgaggagagcccAGCGCAAACTGCTGAAAGTCTCCCGGGATAAAAG ttttttccccaaattccccaatttctccTCATTTCCCCTCAGTTTCCTCCTGGACCGGCTCCTCCAGTACGAAAACGTCGACGATGATTCCTCAG actCGGAGGCGACGGCGTCGTCCGACAACAGCGACGGGGACGGTGCCAAGGGGGCGGAGCCAACGCCCGCCAAGAG GCGCCGCtcgccctcccctccccccccggcCTTTGGCCCCTCCCCCTACATG ATGGCGTCGCCGCCCTACAGCCCCTTCCCGGCGCAGTTCCCGCCCCTCCCCTCGCAGGGCGGGGCCAGGCCACGCCCCTCCCCCGCCCGGCGCAGCAAAGGGACACGGAGGGGGCAG cctcctcccgcccctccccctctgccctttggtgggggcggggcaggggcaggactGTCAGGTGGGCGTGGCCCTGGTTCGCCCCTCCCTCCGCCTGccctggccccgccccccgcccctccccccatcccccccacGCTCCCGCGGCGCCTCCTGAGCGAccccggggagggggagggggagggcaGCGATGACCCCCTGGACGGCGACGACGAGCTGGTCATCGACCTGcccgagtga